In Clostridia bacterium, the genomic stretch ACGTTGTGTCTGCCGCTGACCGGCACGATCATATCGTATTCGCCGGAGGCGGTCTTTATCCTTACCTCACTGTGGTTGTCGCCCTCGCGGAGTATCCTGCCGCTGACGTCGGCGTCGCCGAGCAGCGAGTAGCGGATTATCTTTATGCCTTCGGGCTCCGTCACGGCGGAGAGCATATCGTCGTCGCCGTTCAGCACGAGCGTTCCGCCCGTCTTCATGCCCTCGACGATCTCCATCTTCGCGTTCAGTATCTCCTGCCTGCTGCCGAGCAGCCCGATATGCGAAATGCCGATGTTGGTGATGATCGCGGCGTCCGGCTTCGCGGCGCGGGTAAGGCGGCTTATCTCGCCGCGTGCGTTCATGCCCATCTCGATGACCGCCGCTTCGACGGTTTCATCAAGGCGGAGAAGGTTGAGCGGCATACCGATATGGTTATTCAGGTTGCCGTCCGTCTTTATCGCGTTCATGCTTTCGGAAAGGGCGCAGTAGGTCATATCCTTGGTGGAGGTCTTGCCGACGCTGCCCGTCAGCCCTATCAGGAACGGGCTGAACATATCCCTGTAAGCGCCCGCGAAGCGCAGCAGCGCCTTGGTGGTGTCGTCAACGCGCACGACCGGAACGGCGCACTCGCAGTCGTCGTGCGCCATAACGGCGGAAGCGCCGCGTTCGCACGCCTCCCTGATGAAGGCGTGGCCGTCGAGCCGCTGCCCCTTTATCGCGATATAGAGCGAGCCGGGAATGACCTTGCGCGAGTCTATCGCGACGGAAACGACTTCGCCGTTCCCCGCAGCGACGCCTCCGGCGAGCTTCGCGACCTGTTCAACCGTGAGTTTTATCATTGAGAAAGCCTCCTTTCGGGAGCCGCTTTAATTATTCTTCGATAGTATATCCGCGACGATCTCGCGTTCGTCGTAGTGTATCTTTTCCGTGCCGAGTATCTGGTAGGTCTCGTGCCCCTTGCCCGCGAGGATGACGACGTCGCCGGCCTTCGCTTCGGCGAGCGCGGCGGCGATGGCCTGCGTGCGGTCGGTGATGACCGTGTAGGGCGTTCCGGCGTCTTTGACTCCCTCGAGGATATCCGCGATTATCGCTTCCGGATCCTCGGTGCGCGGGTTGTCGGAGGTGATGAAAATGTAATCCGCGAGCGCGGCGGCGGTCTCGCCCATCAGCGGCCGCTTCGTTTTGTCGCGGTCGCCTCCGCAGCCGAAGAGGCATATTACCCTGCCCTCGGCGAAGTCGCGGACGGCGCGGAGGATGTTTTCTATGCCGTCCGGCGTGTGCGCGTAGTCAATGATAACGGTGTAGTCGGTATCCGTAGGCACGACCTCGAGCCTGCCCTTGACGCCGTGCGAAACGGCGAGCGCCTCCTTGACGGCGGCGAGCGGGATTCCGAGCGCGTAAGCGGCGGAGGCGGCGGCGAGCGTGTTATACACGTTGAACATTCCCGGCATACGGGTTATTATACGCGCAATGTCTCCGCGCGTGACGAGCTCGTAGGTCGCGCCCGTGCTCTTCAGCTCGACGTTCTTCGCCGTCAGGTCGGCGTCGTCCGAGCGCGCCGAGTAGGTCAGCGTCTCTCCGTGCGCGGCGGCGAGCATTTGCGCTCCCGCCGGATCGTCCGCGTTTACGACGGCGATGCGCGAAACGGAGAACAGTTTCGCCTTCGCGGCCGCGTATGCCTCCATCGTGATATGGTAATCGAGGTGGTCCTGCGTGAGGTTGGTGAAAACGCCGACCTCAAACACGCATCCATCCACTCTGCTCTGGTCGAGCGCGTGGGAGGATATCTCGCTGACGACGTATTCGGCGCCGGAGTCCGCCATCTGACGGAGCAGCGAATAAAACTCCTTCGCCTCCGGAGTGGTGTAGTTCGCGGAGACCTCCCTGCCGCCGATGACGTTGGAGATAGTGCCTATGAGTCCGACGCTGCGGCCGGTGTGTTCGAGTATGTTTTTGATGAGCACCGAAGTCGTGGTCTTTCCGTTCGTGCCGGTAACACCTATGAGTTTCAGCCGCTCCTGCGGTCTGCCGTAGAAATTCGAGCACGCCAGCGCGTAGGCCCTGCGGCAGCTGTCGACAAAGATATTCACGCTGCCGTCGCCGGGGTCGCGCTCGCCTATGACGGCGACCGCGCCCGCCTTCCTCGCGTCGGCGGCGAAGACGTGGGCGTCCACCCGCGTTCCGCTGACGCATACGAAGACGCTGCCGGGCGCGACCTTGCGCGAATCGGCGGTTATATCCGTTACCTCGGCGTCGATGTCGATCTCCGTTCTGTATTCGATTCCGTTAAGAAGTTCTCTGACAGTCATTTTCAAGTCTCCCGATGTAAGTAGTGGTTGGAGAAGCTACTGCACCTGATCGTAGTGCAGGAAGGTCACGCTGACGACGGTGCCCATCGGCACCTCCGTGCCCGGCGCGACGCTCTGGGTATTCACCGTCGTTCCGCTCTTCGCGACGTCGGTGCCCTTGACGCGTATATTCAGCCCCGCGTCGGTCAGCTCTCTGTTCGCCTCGCGCGAGGTCATGCCGGCGAGGTCCGGAACCTTGACCGTTTCGAGCTGCGCGCCCTCGGTGACGAGCACGACCTGCCCCTTCGCGGGTATGGTGTCGCCCTGGCGCGGCATCTGCTCGACGACGCGTTCGCCGTCGCCCAGCACCTTGCAGCTGAAGCCGGCGTCCGCGACCGTCTTTTTCGCCTCCGAAACGGTGAAGCCTATCGTGTCCGGAACGGTCTTGTCGAGCTTCGCAAGCTCCTTCTCGGTGTAAGAAGGCTCGATGCCGAGGTAAGGCAGCGAATCCTCGAGTATCTTCGCGACGACCGGCGCGGCGCAGGCGGAACCGCCTCTGTTCGCCGTGTTCGGCTCGTCTATCATAACGAGGATCGCGATCTCCGGATCGTCCGCCGGCGCGATCGCGGCGAAGGAGGCGATACGGAGGTCGTCTCTGCCGGTCTCGTTCTGCTTCTGTATCTTCTGGCTCGTGCCGGTCTTGCCGCCGACGCGGTAGCCCGCGACGTAGGCGTTTTTGCCGGTGCCGTTGGTGACGACGGACTCGAGCATTTTGCATACGGTCTTCGACGTTTCGTTCGAGATGACCTGCCGCTTTATAACGGTCTGCGCGGCCTCTATCGTCTTGCCCTC encodes the following:
- a CDS encoding UDP-N-acetylmuramoyl-tripeptide--D-alanyl-D-alanine ligase; translated protein: MIKLTVEQVAKLAGGVAAGNGEVVSVAIDSRKVIPGSLYIAIKGQRLDGHAFIREACERGASAVMAHDDCECAVPVVRVDDTTKALLRFAGAYRDMFSPFLIGLTGSVGKTSTKDMTYCALSESMNAIKTDGNLNNHIGMPLNLLRLDETVEAAVIEMGMNARGEISRLTRAAKPDAAIITNIGISHIGLLGSRQEILNAKMEIVEGMKTGGTLVLNGDDDMLSAVTEPEGIKIIRYSLLGDADVSGRILREGDNHSEVRIKTASGEYDMIVPVSGRHNVYNALGAFTAATVAGAEPLSAIRGIGNFRPAAMRQTVYEKDGVTVIEDCYNAAPDSMSAALSLLSKTGNGRRIAVLSDMVELGDYSPAAHERVGREAASVADLLMIYGRFAADYERGFNSVAGRRGSVVIFPDKPALTQGLKETLREGDAVLFKASRAQRLEEVIEEVFAEGRK
- a CDS encoding UDP-N-acetylmuramoyl-L-alanyl-D-glutamate--2,6-diaminopimelate ligase produces the protein MTVRELLNGIEYRTEIDIDAEVTDITADSRKVAPGSVFVCVSGTRVDAHVFAADARKAGAVAVIGERDPGDGSVNIFVDSCRRAYALACSNFYGRPQERLKLIGVTGTNGKTTTSVLIKNILEHTGRSVGLIGTISNVIGGREVSANYTTPEAKEFYSLLRQMADSGAEYVVSEISSHALDQSRVDGCVFEVGVFTNLTQDHLDYHITMEAYAAAKAKLFSVSRIAVVNADDPAGAQMLAAAHGETLTYSARSDDADLTAKNVELKSTGATYELVTRGDIARIITRMPGMFNVYNTLAAASAAYALGIPLAAVKEALAVSHGVKGRLEVVPTDTDYTVIIDYAHTPDGIENILRAVRDFAEGRVICLFGCGGDRDKTKRPLMGETAAALADYIFITSDNPRTEDPEAIIADILEGVKDAGTPYTVITDRTQAIAAALAEAKAGDVVILAGKGHETYQILGTEKIHYDEREIVADILSKNN